The Cloeon dipterum chromosome 3, ieCloDipt1.1, whole genome shotgun sequence genome includes a region encoding these proteins:
- the LOC135939660 gene encoding protein Star-like: MFRNGMKGHPALLCTGFIVFIFTTFTVYLARREISQLSHKVAYLNYSITHFDGLMKWKNHINREYVSSFFNAKVPNEVRQWYAYAKSEVEMLNKLPQDSPELIEHIRRNLLVAPRPGKIEHVPKDTSEGQASKILRHFGKKSHGVFIECGASDGLFLSNTFWLESAFNWTGLLIEPEPSSFKKLLGAGRNAWLMPTCLSLSKHPSLKRVRLEEEELASNTSAVHCMPLFSILLAVNQTIDYFSLDTGGNELDILKTVPFHHIDVKVWSINISKNRKDRADLINLMDINGYGLLKFSTDDGDWVKSDLIFSKDAGK, from the exons ATGTTTCGAAACGGAATGAAGGGCCATCCAGCTCTCTTGTGTACGGGCTTCATCGTGTTTATTTTCACTACATTCACGGTTTATTTAGCACGCAGAGAAATTTCTCAGCTCAGTCATAAAGTGGCCTatctaaattattcaatcacTCATTTTGACGGGCtgatgaaatggaaaaatcacatCAATCGCGAGTATGTGTCAAGCTTCTTCAATGCAAAGGTCCCAAAcg AGGTGCGGCAGTGGTACGCTTATGCAAAATCAGAAG TTGAAATGCTAAACAAACTGCCTCAGGACAGTCCTGAGTTGATCGAGCATATAAGGCGCAACCTTTTAGTAGCCCCGCGACCCGGAAAAATAGAACACGTGCCGAAGGACACCTCGGAGGGCCAGGCTAGTAAAATACTCCGCCACTTTGGAAAGAAA AGCCACGGAGTGTTTATCGAGTGCGGAGCAAGCGACGGGCTATTTTTGTCCAACACTTTCTGGCTGGAGAGCGCGTTCAACTGGACTGGACTTCTCATCGAGCCCGAACCGAgcagtttcaaaaaattacttgGAGCTGGACGGAACGCGTGGCTTATGCCGACATGTCTCAGCCTGAGTAAACACCCGTCTTTG AAAAGAGTGCGTTTAGAAGAGGAGGAATTGGCATCAAACACCAGCGCCGTGCATTGCATGCCATTGTTTTCTATCCTGCTCGCCGTCAACCAAACGATCGACTATTTTAGTCTCGACACTGGAGGCAACGAGCTAGATATTTTGAAAACGGTCCCGTTTCACCACATCGACGTGAAA GTTTGGTCAATCAACATATCAAAAAATCGGAAAGACAGAGCTGACCTAATTAACTTGATGGACATCAATGGTTACGGTCTACTCAAGTTTTCGACTGATGATGGGGATTGGGTTAAGAGtgacttaattttttctaaggacgccggaaaataa